The genomic window CCAACTTACAGGAAGACGTGGTTGGCAAAACAGAAGGCGGTAGCACAGATATACGGGGACTGGGAAGAGTCCTACGCCGAGCTACCTCGTTGGATCCTTGGTGTGCAGTCCACCATGGAGGGGACGGTTACGTTGTTGAAGACATCTCCGGTTCGCGTCGGTGATGACGTGGATGACTCAACCGTGTACTTTCATCGTCTTTTTTAGACGTTTCCTCCTTGTGTTGAAGCTTTCCGACATTGCAAGCCATTGGTAAGTATAGACGGTACTCAGctgtatggcaagtatggaggGACTTTGCTCCTGGCCATCGCTCAAGATGGGAACTCCAACATCTTGCCTATTGCTTTCAGTCTCGTGGAGGGAGAAAATGCCGAGTCTTGGTCTTTCTTCCTGACCAACCTGCGGCAACATGTGACTCCGCAACAGGGGATACTAGTCATCTCAGATAGGCATAATGGCATCAAGGCTGCACTAAAGAACCCGAACAGTGGGTGGTTACCCCCGCATGCGTACCGAGCATTTTGTATTCGGCATGTTGCAGCTAACTTCGCACTCAGTTTCAAGGGGACGGATGCAAAGCGTTTGCTTGTGAACGCTGCTTATGCGAAGACTGAGGCAGAGTTTCACTATTGGTTTGATATAATGCGGACTGAGAATCCGGCAATATGTGATTGGACGAACAGAATAGAATACGATAAGTGGACTCAGCACCAGGATGGTGGCAGACGGTTCGGTCACATGACGACCAATATATCTGAGTGTGTTAATTCTGTTCTTAAGGGTACACGGAATCTTCCGGTTACCGCCCTAGTAAAGTCCACATATGGTCGGCTAGCGGAGTTGTTCGTGATTCGTGGTCAGACGGCAGAGGCTCAATTGGCCAGCGATGCCAAGTTCTGCCAGTCTTTTATGAAGGCGATGGAGCGCAACTTGAAAGACTCCAGATGTTTCACTGTCACTCTGTTCGATAGACACCAGTCTGAGTACACCGTTGCCGAGACAACGGCCACCGGGAGCTTTTCACTTGGGACGTACCGAGTTTCCCTCCAGCATCGTACATGCGACTGTGGATACTTTCAAGCTCTCCATTACCCATGTTGCCATGCAATTGCATGTTGTGACCAGTCACGGCTTGACTGGTCTATCTATGTCGACGACGTCTACACCATGCAGAAGGTGTTCAGGGTGTACCAGATGGGTTTCGTACCGCCAATACCGGAGGGACTTTGGCCACCTTATGACGGTCCGACCGTTATTCCGGACCCCAGCTTGAGGCGTTGTCGTGATGGGCGACCAAGGTCTACCAGAATCCGGAACAACATGGATGAGGCTGACCCTAACCGACCGAAGCGATGCGGGCTCTGCAAACAGCCTGGGCACACGCGTAGGTCTTGCCCCTAGAGAGGCTCCACCGTTGCCAGTAGTTCGTAGGACTTCTAGTCTGTGTGCTTCtagttttttgaattttatattcTCCTGTAGCAATTTACGCTTTCGGGTGTTAGTGTTAGTTCCTTTGGTGTGTTTGTGTTAGTCTTGGTTCCGACCTATTTGTATAACTTATGACTTATGCCTAATGTAGAAATTTAATCCGTGTTACTGTTAATGCTTCGTGCCTATTATATTTCTATGGCTTATTATTTATGGAGACTGTATTTGTATAACTTCGTACATTTTGCATCACGAGTTGTTACTGTAAGACTGGTATATATAGGCATCTTCCCAAGCTTCCACATTGTTCATAATCCGCTagagggtgtagcggattatgagTGTAGCACCATATgagcataaaccgctacaggaTGTAGCGGTTTATGAGTAATACAGCCCTCAACGTAATCCGCGGTACCCTGTAGCGGATTACATGCAATTGAGTTCCGttacagggtgtagcggattatatACAATTGCGTTTATTGCATTTGCGTCTGGAAATTACTAATGTTATATTTGCGTAAAGGTTTTGCTCATTCATTTTATTTGCGTAAATTGTCCTTATCTTTATGTGCCTAATTTAATATCCAAAAGATTCAAGcgcaaacaaaaatattttctaaatgatttaaaaattacaataaaaataactaataaataatatatttattaaaagtaataaaaaaattttcgtaGTTAACCAATGACATATCTATTTAATCTTAAATTGTTTTGTCAAtgtttgaataaatatttagaagaTGCATAAAAGTATTTAGAGAAAAATTTGATCtctaaatttttctttttctatttttcaaaaaaatttagtcATTCACAATTAAAAAACTTTTAAATAATTCACTTgacataaaattacaaatttttaagaataaaaagatcttatttttttaatattatttacaaaaaattacatcaaaatatGACATCTAAAATTTTTTTGGGACAACATCAGTTGAAAAAACTTTTTTAAATATGAATATTATAAAGAATCGATTTCATAATATGAgagatgaatttttaaatgattatttaacgacatatataaaaaaagagatATTTGATTgtattaacaataaaaaattacttaatcttttcaaaatataaaacttaaaaaaataaattttaatttttatattattattaaaagaaattgggctcgagtagggacactgttcataccctggcccaacgatAAGTCCCAGGTCCAAacgaaaggcccaatccaaaggattgagcctcgCTCTATACCGACCTTCACCACAAGAAGTCGGTTCctaccacgacttgctctaaagaagtcaggACGAAGATTAGCTGACAGATAAACACCCATTCAAaagagtaactgcccctaaaatctctctacccacttcccggagccatatctcaacctccctaagataaagggacggttagcATTCTAGAAAAGCggcactacttcaacggtggttattggttcaccactataaatacactgacacttctcaggtatctctaagtcccaatacacTCTAGACCTGCtaacacccttgctgacttaggcatcggagtgtctttgcaggtaccaccccccattcattcatactcacaagtcggacggaggcccctaAGGCGCAGACCCGCTCAAAGGCTTCCTTCCTCAGATGATTGGGCCAACCTAGCAAGTCCAGCCCAccatctccggttacccaccgtaacattggcgccgttgccggggacccgagagatcaaccagcgATGGCGGACAGATCCCCTGAGGAGGGTCACGTAGAAACagattccgaacaagagaatctggatacCGGAAATAACGACGCGGACTTAACCCTCCGCCAGGAAACCAACGGTCAACATAGAGAGGGTACCTCCGGAGTCAAAAccccgaaggtgaattcctctgaAGGCCGTGAATCGGAGAAGGACGGACAATCCCATGCAACTGAACTTATGGGACTAGTTCATGTCCACCAAAGTCGCTTGGAACAACTAGAACAGGAACAGGAGCAACAAAGGGAGATAGAAAAGCacctaagagaggagatggatcgaccaaaagagttagagaaaaaactcttaaagttagaatcctccctcaaaggtcggaactcccgtgaCGATAGAGAAGAGTCGCCCCTAGGAGGGGAGGATccttttagtgaggacataatgagggcaaaagttccaagaaactttaaaagccccgatatggacctctacgacggaaccacAAATCCGAAGCATCAtttgagcaactttaaaagtcggatgtatctggctgatgcttctgatgttacgcgatgcaaagcttttccgaccaCCTTGTCGAAagcggcgatgaagtggttcgacagcctccccccgaggtcggtaaccagttttgaagacctctcaaggaagttcttgatgaggttctccatccaaaaagacaaagtaaaacatgcgccaagtctcctgggaataaagcaggaggtcgggGAATCCTTACGAGCCTACATGGAAAGGTTAAATAAAGCATGTCTAGAAATCCAAGACCTGCCCACTGAGGCAGTCAtaatggggttagtcaatgggcttagagaaggtcccttctcacagtccatatctaaAAGACACCCCACCTCCCTAagcgatgtacaggaaagagccgaaaagtacatcaacatggaggaaaatgctaaGCTGAGAGACctgagttggcgacctgggcaccctccctcaacaaaagagagggagagggaaaccaaaaagaaggaagaactcggtctcgatagaccaagaaaatatcactcttatactcctctaaaggtctctatagtggatgtatacagagagatttgtaatactgaaaggctgccacccccgagacccattaaaaataaaaaaggaaggagccgcagcgactactgtgagtaccataaaatatatggtcactccacGAACGActgctacgaccttaaaaatgtgatagaaaagctggctagagaaggtcggcttgacagatatctcatagaaaggtcggacagtcatgggaaaagaaagcgagatgatatggatagaagagacccaccaccacagactccggagagacatatccatatgatctcagggggtttgcgggagggggactcaccaaatcctctcgcaaaaggcatctcaagagagtctaccaggtcggaggagagtcatccgacctccctaccatttcattcacaaaagaagatgggcaaggaataatccctggacacgatgaCCCAGTGGTAATAACCATGATCCTAGCAAACGCCCATCTCCATAAaaccctagtagaccaaggaagctcagcggacattcttttcaagcccgctttcgacaaactagggttggatgaaaaagagttaagagcctaccctgacgccttgtacggattaggtgacacgccaataaagccactgggatttttgcccctccacaccacttttgaaaaaggggaaaaataaaaaactctgagtatagacttcatagtcatcgacgtagggtcagcatataatgctttaatcggcagagctacccttaaccgactcggagcggtggtatccacTCCCCATCTTTGtatgaaattcccgacctcagcggggatagcaacggtaaggggagaccagaaattggcaaggaaatgctacaatgaaagcctaaacctgagaagaAAGGGCCGAGAAGTCCACACAATAGAGCTCGGAGGTGCAAGGGCTAGAGAAGAGCTGCGACCACAGCCGggaggaaaaaccgaggagatacaggtaggcgaagaggaagggaaaaatactcacataggagccaacctaggggaaaccctaaaacaagggttgactaagctcctaagagacaacttcgatctcttcgcctggaaggcctccgacatgcctgggatagaccccgagctcatgtcccataaGCTTTCGGTCTACCCGAggtcccgacctgtacaacaaagaagacgcaagctcggcccaaAACGAGCCCTGGTagtagaagagcaagtacaggcgctcctagaagccggcttcatcagagaagtcaagtacccaacatggctagccaatgtagtgctagtcaaaaaacaaaatggcaaatggagaatgtgtgtcgactataccgacttaaataagacctgtcccaaggacccttatccactgccaagtattgacaccctagtagactccagctcggggtatcaatacttgtccttcatggacgcctactcggggtataaccaaatcccgatgtatgagccAAACCAGGAGAAGACGTCATTCATCATACCCAGAGCTAATttctgctacgtggtcatgccatttggattgaaaaatgcaggggccacataccagaggttgatgaataaggtgttcgccTCCCACCTGGGAAGCCTAATGGAAGTATACgtcgacgacatgctggtaaaaaccgAAAAAGAAGTCGATCTCTTGTCAGATCTCTCACgagtctttgacaccataaggttacacgggatgagactaaatcccgcaaagtgtgccttcgcggtagaggcaggaaaatttctagggtttatgctgacacaaagagggatcgaagcaaatcccgataagtgtagagctatcctggagATGAAAAACCCGACTTGTTTAAGAGAGGTCCAAcaactgaatggccgacttgcagccctctccagatttttggcaggatcagcactaaaatcccttccactgttctccttattgagaaagggatgtcagttcgaatggactcctgaatgcgaggaggcgttccaggagttcaaaagattcttgagccaacctcctattctgacccgacctatagctggagaagacctcgtcctatacttatctgtagcagacaaggccgtctcatcggccctgataagagaagacgaggccGGTCAGCATccagtatatttcatcagtaaagttctacaaggccctgagctaaggtaccacaaactagagaattttgcctactccttagtagtagcctcacgaaggctacggccttactttcaagctcacacaataagagtccgcacgaaccaacccatgaagcaaatcttccaaaagacggatgttgcagggagaatggttcaatggaaaatagagctctccgagttcgacttgaagtacgaaacttggacggcaattaaagcccaatgtctcaccgacttcattgcagaatacgcaggagaccaagaggaaaaaccaactacatgggaactctatgtagatggatcctcaaacaaaacaggaagcggtgcaggcataatattggtggatgaaagaggaacccagatagagttttccctcaaatttgaattcccagcttcaaataatcaggcagagtatgaagccttgattgctggattgaagctggcggaagaagtcggtgctacaaagGTGCTGATATAGCGACTcacaagtggtgacctcccagataagtggagagtatcaggcaaaggacccaaatatgaagaggtacttggaaaaaactctggaacaccttgggcgctttgcggaaaccgaggtcaaacacataactcgggatctaaatagcagagcagatgccctatccaagttagcaagtaccaagccaggagggaataacagaagcctaatccaggaaactctccaggaaccctccgtagtaaaagaaaaaaacaaacaaGAGGTCCTTGAGGTAGTCGGATTaagcctcggatggatgaaccccttggtcgaatacatgAAATTGGACATCCTCCCgaaggaggaaaaagaggctaagaaaatccggagggaagcacaacactacaccttggtgaaaaatattctTTATAggagggggatatcaacaccattgttaaagtgcgtaccgacctcaaaAACCACCGAGGTGTTGGAGGAAGTCCATAGTGGGATCTGCgaaaatcatctcggagcaaggtcattagccaggaaagtgatccgagctggattctactggccgaccttgcagaaagatgcgaccgaatttgtgaaaaagtgtcaaccatgccagatgcatgcaaatttccacgtggctcccccggaggagctcatcagcatcacttctccatggccctttgcgaaatggggaatggatttgttaggtccttttccccaggcgccaggacaagtcaaatacctgatcgtgggaatagattacttcacaaaatggatagaagcagaaccattggccaccatcaccgcacaaagaagtcggaggttcctctacaaaaatatcatcacaagataTGGATACCCTATTCCattactacagataatggaacccagttcaccgactctacctttagaagcctagtagccagtatgaaaatcaaacaccaattcacctcggtggagcacccgcaagccaatgggcaagccgaggcagccaacaaagtcatactggcagggctgaagaacagattacaagatgcaaaaggagcctgggccgaagagcttccacaagtgctatgggcttacaggacaacCCCTCagtccgccactggagaaacgcccttccgactagtctatggcgtagaagccatgataccaataGAAGTCAACGAACAAAGCCCAAGAGTAATTCTCCATGACGAGATcggaaacatacaggggcacaaagaggagctcgacttgctccccgaagtccgagaagaagcccagataagagaagcagcgttgaagcaaaggatgactacaagGTACAACAAAAATGTCATTCGAAAAGTATTCGCCCCGAATGACTTGatcttgatcagaaacgacattggagtcaacaaatcaggggaaggaaaactcgctgcaaattggaagggaccatacaaagTCAATGAagtcttaggaaaaggttattataaaGTAACCGACCTGAACGGAACCGAGTTAccgaggtcgtggcatgcttgtaatatgaaaaggtactacagttaaaagcgaactctactccctgatgtactcttttcccaacttcatgattttttcccaaaaatcaaagggttttttctggagaagggtttttaacgaggcatcatagtagaggctaaAGGAAATAGATTgtcaaaacccttagtagcaataaggtacctccccaattaataaagatctctttcatcttacaaatatctcttataaattccttctttgttttctctttctttcgacgaaatgcgccgacttaagctcgacaaaacgtgaaaatctcatgaaccgacctagatggtcgtcaggataaaatgacgaggtacaagtcggtgtaaagaggttataaaagatGATCGCGAAGAACTCGGAAACGTTCAGGCTCATAAGTCGAAATGAAAGTCCGAGTAGAAAAGAaaacgcatcgcaaaaataacctaagtcataagaactcaataaaacaaaattgagtacgaggaataacaaaaagagatTGAAAAACCTAAGGAAAAAGCTTAAAA from Arachis ipaensis cultivar K30076 chromosome B09, Araip1.1, whole genome shotgun sequence includes these protein-coding regions:
- the LOC107616074 gene encoding uncharacterized protein LOC107616074; protein product: MGSIVLVHPLQTPSPPRWGVPPPRCPSLHLSVCWSIGQPVQLRAFTSTHPSPDVGHEGESDRVENAMLEDDSDEEPADIGGDSDDEIPTNPATCQPPSSAGTHEQPAHYSTLDLGAIIQPTVSAPTFGGRSLHEENSVAEFQVGQSFHSKEEAVLTVKDYSIWRDVEYRVMESDHLKYHGRCKEFGKGCTWMIRISLRARKGTWERPPTTRLSRDLCEYLSSGLSQCGGSIKVLQEATEGTYGFKPTYRKTWLAKQKAVAQIYGDWEESYAELPRWILGVQSTMEGTTFPPCVEAFRHCKPLVSIDGTQLYGKYGGTLLLAIAQDGNSNILPIAFSLVEGENAESWSFFLTNLRQHVTPQQGILVISDRHNGIKAALKNPNSGWLPPHAYRAFCIRHVAANFALSFKGTDAKRLLVNAAYAKTEAEFHYWFDIMRTENPAICDWTNRIEYDKWTQHQDGGRRFGHMTTNISECVNSVLKGTRNLPVTALVKSTYGRLAELFVIRGQTAEAQLASDAKFCQSFMKAMERNLKDSRCFTVTLFDRHQSEYTVAETTATGSFSLGTYRVSLQHRTCDCGYFQALHYPCCHAIACCDQSRLDWSIYVDDVYTMQKVFRVYQMGFVPPIPEGLWPPYDGPTVIPDPSLRRCRDGRPRSTRIRNNMDEADPNRPKRCGLCKQPGHTRRSCP